The following proteins are encoded in a genomic region of Tachysurus fulvidraco isolate hzauxx_2018 chromosome 22, HZAU_PFXX_2.0, whole genome shotgun sequence:
- the ankrd12 gene encoding ankyrin repeat domain-containing protein 12 isoform X1 produces MAKPGTDRDGAMVEKTTGKKSKEKISPFTKTPKLDRSEIMGKEGKPKSSMKRKLSFSVSPPRNGERDSDTDDSDPGQSSDMWGERLLPPCRIYADKDGPDKKRVKKESGGKKSTPVNILFGYPLSERKQMALLMQMTARDNSPDTTPSHPSQAPAVQKKTPNSSTSRQKDKVNKRNERGETPLHMAAIRGDVKQVKELIGLGADVNMKDFAGWTPLHEACNLGYYDVAKVLIGAGAEVNTQGLDDDTPLHDASSSGHKDIVKLLLQHGGNAFQANKRGERPVDVADSQEVEQLLKGEIPLSDPDDSSSDSEDPPSVNPSSVDENMEYSDTEKDSDGKSTTAKATSSVSGVDEYEFKDEEEEEDLSKALNDRHILRREVRQKEKEEKEENHYTPKQSNKSDQAASSCKVKKAKSSRVLYCSSDSSDDEIEASSERKCSPTRSLCNDTHKTESRTKRESLTITSTEKGKANKKNKSKNKENQEVQEDGKENSKSLLFSAATVSDNSDKSVREEDSFKMSFSPKDDSSVHLFHLSAVKSPKLGYGQTDKQMTPLKQENAKTFVSIGDGSCPMDCVKYNHYTDSDYTEGSSSKSCKHKDKSKHHYKENSVDGDDRSSSPFKDASLSNSMDSSEGVFRKAEKDGKVVKKHKLKHKEKDKYRKDYESERNRHRQKELRKDGHRNLEFDREFWKENFFKSDESEELKGKSETPGSCSPPQKSIDSSPVKEEKATLKDKHSVCNSNKERKQKDEREKDRPVKKEKKEMAYKDERGGKEGKGAENDDRSECLNLLRKPEDSIPSLFIKEEVEDKPLTGNLLDHNQLETTEKGSQEKNEKRLPTKDRESEKCEKKQAEKEKRAKLEHLSDKSDLHNSTDRWKERDRLTSTSNLSGERSHKENEKLKPVPVTKKYEENKKSKDKLERRSEKERQEKEHSSSGDHRDKDRTSSEKKGKAPEKNSDHSKNDRIKEKEREKDKDSDKKKKEKSKEAPLSSSSSNLKSLLEEKKGYSSESNKAVTLKIKEEVMKTPEKDRDRRERDRDLERHRDRERHKDKDKERTQQNRDGKPCKTRPVESESDRSKSKASTTQKETRPKEKRLDNDDLMRTSFERMLSLKDQEIEQWHKKHLEKIKQKERERLKQRPGADSAKQKNKDKAKIPTSTEPHANKELLRSKSSEIPETSSREKMSKDAAGGRTLSLDAKNLSCFGKSGPVIENSLSRSPRPDSERSGIISRSVSMISVASSEDSCQASMSTPRPAEYDSDLNLDASDSQPPFLQSSLIVQSSRSPILNDKETSSLPDMASGIRTPLQSKLASPFLRAVLDEDAKAVLCEPDRPTEESQKVGDVAHSGEEPGKIHQTEPSGAVTQESLTIHSSVSVHLPGTIPETEQAVGVEDASSSSSSQSACVSNSREASVKDNASQQTSLSQASGLLPNAAEVSKLDADTLSEQSGQNQLDSPDAETTEGSNKTSSLTCVAQVAQAASSQPEQSSTKAPTHSLNLTWDSLSDQNNDQLPRIDLELRLEKRTRSLSMGPEIIMEARCMENVSAGNAMDWTASQAPPVGSCRSSSEESTKAPPCTVSVLRDSQQVAERISPDDRRSSHSSENVGAADAQLEMKDFSLPVPSISNVLHCSSPEQISEEPMEVSGEEPDHSQVIAETQVEKVVAAEDAAQTQPLQDSKADVDAEMRDQLDGEEKSAKPGTPSDGEQNLGCTGVQLDSQSELTSGATSGSSSPLSVVDRDSDPTGARTKAKTLDDEVDIQATHPRKRKMHRASPSTQASLSAQQIKEKAQQSLAAIVDSLKLEEIQPYQTERANPYYEFLHIRKKIEEKRKVLFSVIPQAPQYYDEYVTFNGSYLLDGNPLSKLCIPTIAPPPSLPEPLKEMFKQQEVVRMKLRLQHSIEREKLIVSNEQEVLRVHYRAARTLANQTLPFSACTVLLDAEVYNMPQDVQGDDGKTSVRDRFNARQFMSWLQDVDDKFDKLKTCLLMRQQHEAAALNAVQRLEWQLKLQELDPATYKSTSIFEIPEFHIPLVEVNDDFDLTPI; encoded by the exons AAAAAGAGGGTAAAGAAGGAGTCCGGGGGTAAAAAGTCCACCCctgtgaacattttgtttggttacCCGCTGTCGGAACGCAAGCAGATGGCCCTGCTGATGCAGATGACCGCAAGAGATAACAGTCCAG ACACCACACCAAGCCACCCCTCCCAAGCGCCAGCAGTGCAGAAAAAGACCCCGAATAGCTCGACTTCGCGTCAGAAAGACAAGGTGAACAAGAGGAACGAGCGCGGAGAAACACCGCTTCACATGGCTGCCATCAGAGGAGACGTCAAACAAGTCAAGGAGCTGATTGGACTAGGGGCGGATGTCAACATGAAAGATTTTGCCG GATGGACGCCGCTGCATGAAGCCTGCAATCTTGGTTACTATGATGTAGCGAAGGTTCTTATCGGTGCAGGAGCTGAGGTGAACACACAGGGATTGGATGATGATACCCCTCTTCACGATGCCTCCAGCAGTGGACACAAGGAT ATTGTGAAGTTACTCCTGCAGCACGGAGGAAATGCGTTCCAGGCAAACAAGAGAGGCGAGCGGCCGGTGGATGTCGCTGATTCTCAGGAGGTTGAGCAGCTACTGAAGGGGGAGATTCCATTGTCTGACCCAGATGACAGCTCTTCAG ACTCAGAGGACCCTCCATCAGTAAACCCCTCCAGTGTAGATGAGAATATGGAGTACTCAGACACCGAGAAGGACTCTGACGGCAAATCGACCACAGCAAAGGCCACGTCTTCGGTGTCTGGTGTGGATGAGTACGAGTTcaaggatgaggaagaggaggaagatctgagcaaggccctaaatGACAGGCACATCTTGAGACGAGAAGTGCGtcagaaagagaaggaggaaaaGGAGGAAAACCATTACACACCCAAACAGTCCAACAAGAGCGATCAGGCCGCGTCGTCGTGCAAAGTAAAAAAGGCCAAATCATCCCGAGTACTGTACTGCAGTTCAGATAGTTCAGACGACGAAATAGAAGCTTCATCAGAACGAAAGTGTTCACCGACCAGGTCACTCTGCAACGATACTCACAAAACAGAGAGCCGGACAAAAAGAGAAAGCTTAACTATAACATCTACAGAAAAAGGCAAGGCaaacaagaagaacaaaagcaaaaacaaggAAAATCAAGAGGTTCAAGAGGACggaaaagaaaacagcaagTCCCTTCTGTTTTCTGCAGCCACTGTGTCTGACAATTCTGATAAAAGTGTTCGGGAGGAAGACTCTTTCAAAATGTCCTTCAGCCCAAAGGACGATTCGTCGGTGCACCTCTTTCATTTGTCGGCTGTGAAATCACCAAAGCTCGGTTACGGCCAAACTGACAAACAAATGACTCCATTAAAGCAGGAAAATGCTAAGACTTTTGTCTCCATTGGAGATGGATCCTGCCCTATGGATTGTGTCAAGTACAATCACTACACCGATTCGGACTATACAGAAGGTTCCAGCAGTAAGAGCTGTAAGCACAAGGACAAGAGCAAACATCACTATAAGGAAAACAGCGTGGACGGAGACGACCGAAGCTCAAGTCCTTTCAAAGATGCCAGTTTAAGCAATAGTATGGATAGCTCTGAAGGAGTCTTTAGGAAGGCTGAAAAGGATGGTAAGGTCGTCAAGAAGCATAAGCTAAAACACAAGGAGAAGGACAAGTACAGGAAGGACTACGAGTCGGAGAGGAATCGGCATCGCCAGAAAGAACTACGAAAAGACGGACATAGGAACTTGGAGTTTGACCGAGAATTTTGGAAAGAGAATTTCTTCAAAAGTGATGAGAGTGAAGAACTTAAAGGGAAAAGTGAGACACCGGGCAGTTGTTCTCCTCCCCAGAAGTCCATCGACTCCTCACCAGTTAAAGAAGAAAAGGCAACATTAAAAGACAAACATTCGGTTTGCAACAGCAAcaaggagagaaaacaaaaagacgagcgagagaaagacaggcctgtaaaaaaagaaaagaaagagatggCATATAAAGATGAAAGAGGAGGAAAGGAGGGGAAAGGGGCTGAAAATGATGACCGGTCAGAATGCCTTAACTTGTTGCGAAAGCCTGAAGACTCCATTCCAAGTCTTTTTATAAAAGAGGAGGTAGAAGACAAGCCTCTTACTGGAAATCTGCTCGATCACAATCAGCTGGAGACCACAGAGAAGGGCTCTCAAGAGAAAAACGAGAAACGGCTACCCACAAAAGACAGAGAATCTGAAAAATGTGAGAAGAAacaggcagaaaaagaaaagagagccAAATTGGAACATTTGTCGGATAAATCCGACCTTCACAACTCTACAGATCGATGGAAAGAAAGGGACAGGTTAACAAGCACGTCTAATTTGTCTGGCGAGAGGAGTCACAAAGAAAACGAAAAACTTAAACCTGTTCCTGTTACTAAAAAgtatgaagaaaacaaaaagagtaAGGACAAGCTCGAGAGGAGAAGCGAGAAAGAGCGGCAGGAGAAAGAGCATTCGTCAAGCGGCGATCACCGGGACAAGGACAGGACGAGTtctgaaaagaaaggaaaagctCCTGAGAAGAACAGTGATCATAGCAAAAATGATCGaattaaagaaaaggaaagagaaaaagacaaagactccgacaagaagaaaaaagagaaatcgAAAGAAGCCCCTCTCTCGTCCTCAAGTTCAAATCTCAAATCTCTTTTGGAAGAGAAAAAGGGTTACAGCTCTGAGAGCAATAAAGCAGTGACGTTAAAGATAAAGGAAGAGGTTATGAAAACCCCTGAGAAAGACCGGGACAGACGGGAGCGGGATAGAGATTTGGAAAGGCACCGGGACCGAGAGCGGCAcaaggacaaagacaaagagaggACACAGCAGAATAGGGATGGCAAACCCTGTAAAACAAGGCCTGTTGAGTCTGAATCAGATAGGTCCAAATCCAAAGCATCAACCACACAAAAGGAAACCCGTCCCAAAGAGAAAAGACTGGATAACGATGACCTCATGCGGACCAGCTTTGAACGAATGCTGAGCTTGAAAGATCAGGAGATTGAGCAGTGGCACAAGAAGCACTTGGAAAAGATCAAGCAAAAAGAAAGGGAACGGCTGAAGCAGCGGCCAGGAGCTGACTCCGCGAAGCAGAAAAACAAAGATAAGGCAAAAATTCCTACTTCTACTGAACCTCATGCAAACAAAGAGCTCTTGCGCTCCAAGAGCTCCGAAATCCCAGAGACGTCCAGTCGTGAGAAGATGTCGAAGGATGCAGCCGGTGGAAGGACACTTTCACTAGATGCAAAGAATCTCTCGTGTTTTGGGAAGTCGGGTCCTGTAATAGAAAACAGCCTTAGTCGATCTCCGAGACCTGACAGTGAACGTTCCGGTATCATTTCAAGATCAGTGTCTATGATCTCAGTAGCCAGTTCGGAGGATTCTTGCCAGGCTAGCATGTCAACTCCCAGGCCCGCAGAGTACGACTCGGATCTCAATTTGGACGCATCTGACTCCCAGCCGCCTTTCCTTCAGTCTTCCCTCATAGTTCAGTCCTCCAGGTCACCGATTCTCAACGATAAAGAAACCAGCAGTCTTCCTGACATGGCGTCTGGCATTCGAACACCATTGCAAAGTAAACTCGCATCTCCTTTCTTAAGAGCTGTCCTGGATGAGGATGCTAAAGCCGTACTATGTGAACCAGACAGACCAACAGAAGAATCTCAGAAAGTTGGTGACGTAGCACACTCCGGCGAGGAGCCTGGTAAAATACACCAGACTGAACCCAGTGGAGCTGTCACACAGGAAAGTCTTACTATTCACAGCTCAGTGTCCGTGCATCTCCCTGGCACTATACCCGAAACTGAACAAGCTGTTGGGGTTGAGGATGCGAGTAGCAGTTCAAGCAGCCAGTCTGCATGTGTATCTAACTCCAGAGAGGCTTCAGTAAAAGATAACGCAAGTCAACAAACTAGCCTTTCACAAGCCAGCGGTTTGCTGCCAAATGCAGCAGAGGTCAGCAAGCTAGACGCCGATACTTTATCAGAGCAAAGTGGACAAAATCAACTCGACAGTCCGGACGCAGAAACGACCGAAGGCTCAAACAAAACGTCCTCGTTAACATGTGTGGCTCAGGTGGCACAGGCTGCATCCTCACAGCCAGAGCAAAGCTCCACTAAAGCACCTACGCATTCACTTAACCTCACATGGGATTCTCTCTCTGATCAGAATAATGACCAGCTACCAAGGATAGACCTGGAGCTGAGActagagaaaagaacaagaagtttgtCAATGGGTCCTGAGATCATAATGGAGGCCAGGTGCATGGAGAATGTCTCTGCTGGAAATGCAATGGATTGGACAGCTAGCCAAGCTCCACCTGTTGGCTCTTGTCGGAGCAGCTCTGAGGAGTCCACTAAAGCACCGCCATGTACAGTCAGTGTGCTCAGAGATTCTCAGCAAGTCGCAGAAAGGATTTCACCAGATGACCGCAGGTCGAGTCACTCCAGCGAGAATGTAGGTGCAGCCGACGCACAGTTGGAGATGAAGGATTTTAGTTTGCCTGTCCCTTCAATTTCAAATGTCCTTCACTGTTCTAGTCCTGAACAGATATCTGAAGAGCCGATGGAAGTATCAGGGGAAGAACCAGACCATAGCCAGGTCATTGCTGAGACGCAAGTAGAGAAGGTGGTGGCTGCAGAGGATGCAGCTCAGACCCAGCCTCTGCAAGACAGTAAAGCAGATGTTGATGCAGAGATGCGAGACCAACTTGATGGTGAAGAGAAATCTGCAAAACCAGGTACTCCATCAGATGGAGAGCAGAATCTTGGCTGCACGGGGGTTCAACTCGATTCTCAATCAGAACTCACCAGTGGAGCAACATCTGGAAGTTCTTCTCCACTGTCAGTGGTAGATCGGGACAGTGATCCAACCGGAGCCAGGACAAAGGCGAAAACTCTGGATGATGAAGTTGACATCCAGGCCACACATCCAAGAAAACGGAAGATGCACCGAGCTTCTCCTTCAACGCAAGCCAGCCTTTCAGCTCAGCAGATTAAGGAGAAGGCCCAACAGTCTTTGGCTGCAATCGTGGACTCCCTTAAGCTCGAGGAAATTCAGCCCTACCAGACAGAAAGGGCAAATCCTTATTACGAGTTCCTGCATATCCGCAAAAAGATCGAGGAGAAGAGGAAGGTGCTATTTAGTGTCATTCCTCAAGCACCACAATACTATGATGAGTATGTTACATTTAACGGGTCCTACCTGCTTGATGGGAATCCTCTGAGTAAGCTCTGTATTCCGACG ATTGCACCACCACCCTCACTACCTGAACCGCTAAAAGAGATGTTCAAACAGCAAGAGGTCGTGCGCATGAAACTGCGCTTGCAGCACAGCATTGAACGG GAGAAGTTGATTGTGTCCAATGAGCAAGAAGTCCTACGTGTCCATTATCGTGCTGCAAGAACGTTAGCCAATCAAACACTACCCTTCAGTGCTTGCACAGTCCTGTTGGATGCAGAAGTATACAACATGCCCCAGGATGTACAG GGAGATGATGGGAAAACCTCGGTGAGAGATCGGTTTAATGCAAGACAGTTCATGTCTTGGCTTCAGGATGTGGATGACAAATTCGACAAGTTAAAG ACGTGTCTCCTGATGAGGCAGCAGCACGAGGCAGCAGCTCTTAATGCCGTTCAGCGATTAGAGTGGCAGCTGAAGCTACAGGAGCTGGACCCTGCCACCTACAAATCAACCAGCATCTTCGAAATCCCAGAGTTTCACATCCCCCTTGTCGAGGTCAACGATGACTTTGACCTCACCCCAATATAA